GAAAATGAGAAGCAGAGTTGAATTGAAATAGAATTGTGCCTAAAATTTTTGCAAAATGAGCGTCCAAAAATgctttactttttttaaaaaaatgttatgtaGCTTTGCTTTACGCTATCGCCTCAAACGCTATCTCGATAACAACGACAATAGTGCTCGCTACTTTGAAGTGCAGTGCGCATAGCGTCCCGTAGCCATGGGGCTTCGCTTCGCGTCGCTACGTGCAATGTGAGCGCTACGCTCGCTATTGACAACTATGATTCTGCGTTTGTTGTATTTAGTTTGCTTGCTTCTGTTTCTGTTGGATGGGTACTTCGTACTTGTTAGCTTTGAGAATTAGTTCTGAGGTTGTGTGTGGTCCTCGAGGCATGTTAAGGATAAATGTTTGATTGACAGATGGAAGCAAATGTTGAAAGATAAAGATAAGATTTGTTGATGGCACCGATCTTAATAATGGCGAGCTGCTAGAGCTTCATTGGTTAgcatttaatacatttatttgtGATCGATGGCTTCCAGATTTTGTAAAGTATTTACCAGTTGTAAAGCTTTCCTGGTGTCACAACTCTCAACATTTGTCGTAACTTCAGAATAAAATGAAACAGGTGAATAGTGACGATTTTAGGTAAAAAGAATATGGCAAAAGCAATGATCTGGAGTTAAATCTAATTCATTTCTTGTCCAACATCCTTTGTCATACCATTCATTCTAACAGGAGAACGTTCATGTTCACGATCCAACTCCAACTTATGGCTGCTCCTGGACCTTGGACAGACTGGCCAAGTCATTCGCTGTCATCCTATCCTTGCCTTTATTTCAGTCCTACAACCAATATGTCAATCCCTTCATTAGGTTTTACTGTCATTGTCCATTGATGATCAGGATCCATTTACCACATTGGACGTTTATACGAAATTTTAGGGATGCTTAGCATAATAGCAAAAGTTAATGATATGGTCATGTATGAATCGCCAGCTCATATGTTTTCATTGATTTGGTTCTTATTTGAATTATCTGACAAATAAGATGAATGAATAGCGAATCACCCTGATCAACTCATTTTTTCTCTTGTATTTATGGAAATAGAACAAGCATCATACTTCgatgattgatatttttttggtcagttttttactatttatttgtACCTGAGGTGATAATTTCTGTAACCAGATTGTATAAGGAATTGGCGGTTAATTGGATGTTTGCTCGGTGGTCTTTTTTCTTCTATCTTTCTTTTCCACCCTTCTCCACCCTTCTTTTAGTGGAATATTGAAGTTGTGGGCGTGTGGGAGTTGGGACTCAATCATGGAGACTCCAACTTAGTTTTTGAATGAGACTCAGAATTCATCTTGTACTATTTTGTGCATTTTCTGTATTTTATGCTCGTGGCGATGAATTTTTTAGATTTGGAGGACAAAGAAGAAGGCAAAGAAGCACTGCAGCAATGGGAAGATGATTGGGATGATGATGATCTAAATGATGATTTCTCCTTGCAGCTAAGGAGAGAACTAGAGGGGAACACTGAGAAGAACGAGGCCAAGTCTACATGACTTTATTCATTTTAGTACTTCTCTGTTATGAAACTTTGCCGTATAGATATATACCATCTTCAAAGCCTTATTTTGTTTCGCCAAAACAATGTTGTTTGCTGTATTTCTGATTGCAAACTTTTACCAGACATGATTTTTGAAGTTGCAAAGATTTGGCATGCTCTTCATCTTGTGAGCAATTGAGCAAAAGTACAACGAATGTGTTAACATGAATTGTCAATTTGTGAGCAAATTTGACATCGTCCAAATGGTCTGTCAATTTCTCGTTTCTTAGATTTGTGATATTTCTGGGCGTTTGATATGAATATTGTAGCGATATGTCTTGCATAGATCGCGTGGCTATCAGAGATGACACATTTTCTATATCGAAATATGAGCTAGCCGAAAATTAATCCATACTCATCTCTCAGTTTACTGTCCATGTGAAAATGCTGCGACCATCCAGTTCAGGATATACATAATACTTGGGAGCTACTGCCGAAGTCACTATCCATATGAACACATTCGTTGTACTTTGCTCGATTTACGTTCTCTATTTCAAGCGCCTTCTCTTGTAGTTTTCTGTTGTGTTAACAAAGAAACCGTGTGCTGATGATTCAACTCTCTTAAGCCCTTCAGAATATTCTCTTCCTATACATGGAGACACTGTTAGAGCCCGTAGAGGTTGAGAACATAAAAAGTGCTGGTGTACAGTGGCAGAGCCATAGGTTTAGCGTGGGAGCAaaactaaaatgaaaaaatttagTATGCCCAATCTCATTTTATACACGTGGTATATTTGATTATGTATAGGAAATATAAAACTGAAGGAAGTTGTTTTAACCCCATGAAGGACGTGTACAATATTTTGATATCTGAAGTTTAATGTATCGACCGAATTCTTCCGTCTACTGATCCGTCTCCATTTTAAGGTTATTACCAATAGATAGGATGCCAGAGGAAACTGAGGAATTTTGCTCCTCTTTCTCGCAAGAAAGCCTGAGCCCTGTGGATACAAGATTAGCATTTGGTGGAGTATCGATGTTGGCAACTTTTTCTGGACTATAATTCTTGTTCGAAGATATGGGACGATTCTGCCGTGTACAAACGAGATATTCTTCCCCAACTCTTTTGATGGCACCATTATGCAAGGACGCATGCTCTTGGACAGATGGAGCTGAAACAGAAGTTCAAGTTTGTtatctaaaataaattatcatcaAGAATCAAGAAGGGTAGTTTCAAGAATGATAAGGTGGTTTGTAATCCTAGAAAAAATGtagataaaattgaaaataccCCTGCAACTATCTCAAAAATCCTGATTTTCAtttttcacacaagtttttcgAGCATAAGTTTTGCCTTTTGGCTGTGCCAATGTGTTTTTCCATCTGCTCCAGTGCCACCATATATGCATCGTTGGTGTCTGAATCTCGACTATGCAATCAGAAACTACTGTGAAGTGGCTCTTGAATCAACACAGCTTTGTGAAAACCAAGAACCAATTATCCTCCTAAAATCTAGTTGGTGCTTCGCTTGTTCTAGGTCGATCCTTCTGTAGAACTTCAACTAAACATTTTCACGGACCCAATAAACATTGTAGCTATCATACTTTGGCCATCAGATGTCATCTTCTTGCCTTGTCTGGTTTACAATTGTATTATCCTATTGGatttgaacatgacttttttcACATAATCGTTGCTTTTCCTTTTAgcttattttatatgtttatatgtGTTTCTTTCTCCATCCAACCAGAATttcttcaaatcttttaaaagttATCTTGAACTAATAATATTAGGGTAATGTTTGCAAATACTTTTTAATAATGAATTTTTCTTGTGAAATTTTGTAAAAGAACAttttcactttttttaaaaagtgagtctcatgtgagaccgtctcacggatcttaatctgtgagacgggtcaaccctacccatattcataataaaaagtaatactttttcattgatgactcaaataatagatctgtctcacaaatacgacccgtgagaccgtctcacacaaatttttgtcttttttaaaatatttgcaaacACCAACGCTATCTAAATATCATTTGAACAGATTgttttttcagttttaaaaAGTATTTGATTTGAGTAACGGGTTTTTGTAATAAGATGTACCTTTTTGAATTCATGTGGATGATGCTAGTTGTGAATATCATTAATCTTGATATTTGGATTTTGTGGTGGAGAATCTCTTATAATAATAGACATTTATTTGAACTGATTTTGATATTTCTATACTCTCATTATACTCTCATGTGGACAATGGTCCACGAGAGATTATGCTTTCTTCATTTAATATGCGGTTTCTCAAACCTAAAATCTTGGATAGGGTGGAATTATAGACTAGGGTATCCATGTGTTGTCATATATATCCAAGAGAAAATATCTTCCTAATGCGATCAACTTtaacatttttgaaaaatctcCATTTTAACTAACACACAATGTGATGATGGTGGTGGACCAACGCATTTTCTGTATTTGGTAATGTCTCAAAATATACTTTTTAACACGCGGAAACGACCAAAAAGAGAGTTGAAAATCCTACAAAACCAAGAATCCTACAGTACAGACCTAGACAACTTCCGATAATGGCTTTTCAAAACCACCCTCAGTGACTTGTTTAACGAATAAAAGGCACTAGTGAATAAGGTGCTAATTGATTTTCTGGGAATGAAAAAGGTGGATGATTTGGTGGTGCTAGACATCGATACTGTGTGGaaacatgttaaaaaaatgTGATCAATGTCAAAAGTCATATGAACGGACTCGTCGCTTTCCGCCATGCACTTGTAGCCTACCATGTTTACAAGCCTAAAAATTCATGAGCGACGAGCTCTTTTTTCCCTCTTCCTCAAACAATTCCTCAGAACGGTGGTGCTGCtggacaaattttttaaatgatggaAAGTTTCTATAACTTtgatcttgttttctttttctttttctttttttttttgacccATGATCATGTTGTTTAcatcttttttgtttttaagatccaaattagttttaaaaatttgttgattgatgcatagatattgaaatttgaaaaagatCAATAACCTGTCGTTTTTATGTTTTGGAAAATGGTAGAAAATTTGTCCACGCTTCAAATTACATGACAAGCCAAGCACATGATTAAACAACCTGCTGCTTTTATGATACTGGTATTTCGTTTATACGATGCGcaaaatgtgattttatataattaataattaaacttAATAAGTATTAGTGTTTGAATAGttacttaaaattattaatataaaagaatATGTTTAACTTTTAaacattattataaaaaattattatatcaaaaatatttatgtcattatagagaCACTCAATTGAGGATAATAATCTAATATAGTCAAACAGGTTTttttctattggttgtgtagaACTGttactaataaaaatattaaaaaaatatttaaaaaattagatattatttattttgtttatctaaattttaaataataaataaatatttttcaaaaattcaaaaaatttatcgtttattagatgaataaactttgattaaatttttaattattttcaaagacatgtttaaaaatatttatattaaagatctAATCAAGATacatagtaataataatatcaatttacgCACCATTAGTCTATAAAAAATTCATGATgacattcttttaaaaaatttgaaaacataatattatatagcaaaaatattttatttaatatgataaagagtgttaaaaattatatatatataaaagtaacaCAAAGATATTACcggaattaaataaaatgatataatcgaCGCAAATATTGAAATgtagtttttattttcaaaatatatcaaattcaaatttgaatttttaaaaaaaaattgaaacaacttTACATTTAATTAtgcatttatttcttatttgtttttaaatattaatgtgaTAGGTTAATACATTAATAATGATAAACATTTCtttttatatatcattttatttttgacaataacTTTCCAANNNNNNNNNNNNNNtatatatatattgaaaggtacaattaaaaaatatgacaATGACGTATGTTTGGATAGCATTCACATCCTCCCTCTTCATTCTCATTTATTGTATTATTCCTCATCTTCGCTATCATCTGATATTCAATTTTATCATCATCTTTATACTCGTTGGATAATTAAATATCAATACTTTATCCAAATATCTTATTATCACATATAATtgcattttttcaaatttaaattatttcatataaGCTATGTATATTGActaaatttttgagaataaataataagaaaaattaaaaaattaaacattataaaaaaataaaatattaaaaaaaatttatcttaacatcattatctaaaaaaaaataacataaaaaaattgcaatatCTGAATTAATTAATGACCAAGAAATCTCAATGCACTAACTCCCCTCCATGTTTTTCTTGAAGAACCAAGTTGTCAGCTTCATAATTATCCTCTCGCAAACATCAGATTGATCGACACGTATACAATAAAGAGCTCCAAAGAAATTATTACAAGGGGTTCAcgacaaatttttaaatacaatAAAGTTAAGGGTGGATTTCAAATACCTTAATTTCCTTGTATGAACAAAATTAATCTAAATCAAATGCATCCATCAAACAAAAACAATATCCAATTGGATTTAAATNACAAAATTTAAAAGCAACAATAATTTCTGAACAGCAAGTAAATGATGTGGCTTTCTTTTGCACTTGTCATCTTCCACGTTTCATTCAAAACGTTCTATGAAATTTTGATAGTACATAAATTTGATAtcgtttttatataaaaaaaaattgtatatcgAAATTTTGGTACGATATCGGTATAATATCGTCtataacaaaataaagaaaaaattgatgttATTCACATCGAaatatcgattttttttaatatcgtACCGATATGGTATCATGTGCTATTGAAATTGACCATTAAATTCGATATGTGCGGTACTTTAAGAgcaagtctcttgtgagatggtctcacgaatctttatacatgagacgagtcaaccctaccgatattcacaataaaaagtaatacttttagcataaaaagtaatatttttccatggatgaccaaaataagagattcgacctaTAAAAtttatccgtgagaccgtctcagaaGAGTTTTCGTGGTATTTTAAATGCCGTATATGTAAAATATCTTTTCCTACCCCTAATCTTATCCCTTCAATTGGATGTTCGAATCACACATCCACGTCTCCATCCCATTCGTTTTCTTGTATTTAATTTTCTCCTCATATTTTCTTGTGTCGAAAAGATAAAAAGTGGAAAGAGACAGACTGGGAGAGGAAATTGGAGAATTTATCATTCACCACTTCACTATACATATTAAACAAATACTACTGCTGCTTTGCTTCACCACCCTCATACAAAGCCCACCGTTACTATGAAGAACTGTGAAATGCCAAAGACAAATTATATGCTACGAGGAAATTTCGATTCTCCTTCACGATTGCGTTGGAAAATCTAAACCACCAACAGGGCATCCCCTTTTATCTTACCATCATCTTTGCTCAAAGCACTTCCCTTGGAATTTTCTTGAAGAACCAACTCTTCAGCTTCATCATCCTCATTCAAATTCGGTGGAAGCAAATCTCTCGATATCAGATCGTGTGAGGCCAAGGCCAATAGTTCCGATTCATTTAAACCTTTTGTGGGGCCAAGACTACATCGATCCGTCCCATGTTTAGCCAATGCAACCTTAAATTTGTTGATCTGAACAGAAAAATACAAATCTTGGATGTCATTAACCAATTCTTAAGGACCGAACTAGTAAAATCTCGGGCTACATTTAACAAGATAAAGAGATGGAAAGAATCACTTACTGTTGCGTTGGTGCAACTGAAGCTACACAGCCTGCCCTCTGCACCTCTGTAAAATCTAAAGAAGGGTAAAACGTGGACATGAAGGGCATAGCACATAGCCTTGTGTTGCTCATAATTAACCATCACAAAAATGGTATCTGGATTCAATTCAGCCATTTGACAAATCTGTTTTTGATTTTAATAACAGGCGTTAACATGGGAGTTGAGATATCTTGAAGAAATTACACGATCAAATAGGAAAATCATATCATACGGTGGTTGTAATTGGATTTGTACCTTAGGATGCAGAGCTTTGCAACCCCCACAACCAGGAGAATAAAAGTCAACTACAACCAATTTATCACCAGCATTAGACAAAGAATCCACAAATTCTTGAGCTGAATTTATCTCTACCATGTTCGGTTGAAGGGACTTTTCCCACCATTTCAGAGCTTTGCTCATAAAAGACGAAGCTTGAGCCTGAAGTAGTTCACAGAAATTTTATCAACAAAAGGTTGGAATACATAAACTTTACCACAGAGGTTGAATCAGAAAAAGGTAAGATGCTTACATTGACGGTCAAAGGATCATTTTTCGAAGTTCTAATCATCAAATCGGTAACAATTCTTTTATCTGAGGCATCGAGGGCTTTGCCCAAGAAATAGTTTGATTTGGTCTCCTTGAATTGTAGAGTCCCAGTAGAAGAACAAACCTTCAGAGAGCCTTTGGCTCTGTTCTTGGATATTCTCTCACAGGACCCAGAAATGGAGAAACCTGGATTCAAACAAGAAGACATATCTCCTAGATTTAGCAACTTCACAACGTCAGAGCATCAAAACCCACTCAAAATTATCCTCTGTTTGTGGATGAAGAACCTTTTTTTTCTTGAACCCAGAAAACGAAAAGCCAAACAAGACCCACAAATTATCTGCAAGGACAACTTGTATGACCAGAAATCGCTGAACCAAATCTTAAACTGAGAATTGTGGTTGTTTAGAATCGAAAAAATTTGTGGCTTTGTATTAGTATCGAAGACGTGTTAGGGAGAGGTGCAGAGAAAATGAATCGCACCATATATGTATAGATCAAGAAAGGAAATGTCAAACAAAAGGTACGGTCAAAAAAATTGCCCTTGTCCAAATGTTTTCTTTTAATTCTGTTTCTCCAGATAATATTTGTGGATTAATGACCAAATTTTTTTAgctaatattatttaatcaattcccAAAGTAAATTTTGGGAAAACTTAggggatgatcaagattggtaattataaattttttttttactttaggtaaattagaaaaaaaaaacgggGAATTGTAAATGTCTGTGAGTAATTATTTGTTAGATTCCTAGGATTTGTTCTTGACTTGTGCTCGGTGTGATTTAGACAAGAATCATTGAATCTTTAGATAATTTGGAACTTTTGGCAATTTTTCAGGTTTTGTCCTAAACTCCATTTTcaccacaaattttttttaaaaaaatttgtttaagaTATGTTAAGTACTTGAGTAAGAACAAAATCCTCTGATTTATATAggaattttacaattttatgtCACCTTCCCTAAAAGGGACATTTGAGTCAGATTGAGCGAAAATTTGGAGCTCGATGTAGTTAAGATGTTTTCAAGTATTTTTCCAATTATTTCAAACTTGAGCTGAAGTTTGATTACACCatcgataaattttttttgcgtATTTATAAGATTAATCGTCGAAACGTATtcgttataaaataaaataaaaagttagattgaaaaatattacacttcaaaatttaaaacataattattaaaaacacAAATACTCGGAAATTATTAGCTAGAAATACAGCATATATCTAATTCTTCTATTTGTAAAAACATACGCTGTACATACTCTAAAAAAATTACTGACCAGGTGAAATTCAAACTGCAAAGCCGCTATTCCTGTCCGTACACATGGGAGGCTTCGCCTATTTGCGTTTTGCCAACGCAAcattaagtaaaaatatttttttaaaaaaaaattgagaaattatGTAGGACCGAGTGTTTAACGCTTTactaaaagctatagctggtgataATGGTGCAACTagaatcttttaaaccgcacagcagcacAAGCACCACGGTTCAATCACtataccaagcagggacaattattgcacccaacaatctccctcccaataattgcattctttgcaatcaatgagaatcgaacccgtgagcttggctctgataccaattgtaggaccgagtgcttaccgctttaccaaaagctatagctggtggtaatggtgcaactcaaatcttttaaaccgcacagcagcacAAACACCACGGTTCAATCACtataccaagcagggacaattattacacccaacaaattaaataaatataataataattataagattGTATCaagttttacttttaaaaataaaaccgttatatttttaatataatgaatcgaataatatatatttagtcAAATATTAGGGCATCACCCGTCATGGCACATGTGGCGCGGCACTGGAACTGCACCACATGCTTAGAGGTGgaaaaaaatacagaaaaattataccgaaaaaatatcgaaAGTACCGAAAAAATCGATATACCGAAACTTCCATACCGTACCCACCCCTACAcatgcttaatttttttttaaatttcttaaatgatatagtttaatttgattattttacatttcaattaaacaataaattttaattaaatataaaaaaattattatttttgaaatattgattataaaattttaatattttgatttgaaatcaattaagtatataaatataaaattaaaaaataactaaaaagtTTATCTCGGGCAATTATGCAGTAGTTTGTGTGAAGGGTTTTGACATGCAATTAAAAAGTTTTGTGTTGCGTTTGGATTTTTTTAACCAGTAACACAAAGATAATTGATGTGAAAATCCATAAAAAAGACGAAGAGCAATGTGTACATAATCTGAAATCAAAACAAAACCttatagaaaaatataaaactatattCGAAAATAAGATTGAATTCATTCTCGAttgaaaaaatacataaaattttaaaacaattgaatgaatgaaaaacattaaagaaaaaacaaacCTAAAATATGGTGAAATTTTAGACTTTGTAGAGAATATGAAAGATGAAATAGTAATTAATATGAATTAGAATTATTGTTAATCAAAGCGTATGATGCTCGTGACTCATAAAGTGAAAATATCGTATAGAAGATTAAAGACTATATACTTGGATAATAATAACAGATAAAAATTTGAGCTGCCAcatcatttcataaattcaaaccATTTATTCTCATTAATTCTcatgcaaaaagaaaatacgTGAAGTTGAGAATGTTTATGTACAATACAACAACAATCCGAAAAGTTAATTTATTACAGATTTCAAAACGTTTAATTTTATGCAACTGTTTTTTCCTATGTTGTACTTCTTAATTCAAATttattacaaaattttaaatgtaaataaataaactcgTAAAATGATTAAACAAAACTTTGAACATAATAttgtgttattttaaataataatagcaAAGAGCCCTAACGGctctttcatattttttaaataatattttaattaaaatgattttaaaacatGTTCAAAATGTTTGAACACAACCAGGTATTCAAACCGAACTCCACAGTTCTTAACTATTTAAGTCCTATTCTCAACCGGACAGATGCAACTGGACCACTTTAAAGTAGACTAAAAGTGCGATAAAAGTCCGGCTGGATCTGGATATTCATATAAGAATCTTTTAACAATGAAACCggataaaataaaatgaggTTGAAAGTTAGTAACACGAGTTCAAAACTTTTGCTTCCACACAAAAACAATTTTATCTTAGTCCTTTCTTGAATCATTGCACGTTGCATTTAGTCGTTTGTTAGCGCTTTGCCAAAAATAGTGACCGATAGTTCCGAAAAGTTGTTCTCATGAGAAAGAATACTGCAGCAACTTTCTGTCTCATTCATAGACATTCTGATTTA
This window of the Primulina huaijiensis isolate GDHJ02 chromosome 3, ASM1229523v2, whole genome shotgun sequence genome carries:
- the LOC140972898 gene encoding protein DELETION OF SUV3 SUPPRESSOR 1(I)-like codes for the protein MATEQPKPTTEESKIDLFEDDDEFEEFEIDYDLEDKEEGKEALQQWEDDWDDDDLNDDFSLQLRRELEGNTEKNEAKST
- the LOC140972902 gene encoding thioredoxin-like 1-2, chloroplastic → MSSCLNPGFSISGSCERISKNRAKGSLKVCSSTGTLQFKETKSNYFLGKALDASDKRIVTDLMIRTSKNDPLTVNAQASSFMSKALKWWEKSLQPNMVEINSAQEFVDSLSNAGDKLVVVDFYSPGCGGCKALHPKICQMAELNPDTIFVMVNYEQHKAMCYALHVHVLPFFRFYRGAEGRLCSFSCTNATINKFKVALAKHGTDRCSLGPTKGLNESELLALASHDLISRDLLPPNLNEDDEAEELVLQENSKGSALSKDDGKIKGDALLVV